The proteins below are encoded in one region of Misgurnus anguillicaudatus chromosome 24, ASM2758022v2, whole genome shotgun sequence:
- the LOC141361470 gene encoding uncharacterized protein isoform X1 has protein sequence MYCHTLHACPKYFKNVNFLHIKEQVPVTIQSLRSIKETAQMPLPGSFLSQLQQDLDDPQRLGAFNIKHEEERNRRGQDSSEIFWPGNFPLNMRRRSCKNGSHLRIMLSLGHAFKVGKIGGHDYNTHYMLIMFKYYFKNKTREELLSLLASEFDEWANLYPFLSLLASIALLIPISSVHCEPGENRPEKSASRRTPLCLSKDLHKWTSNRGLSI, from the exons ATGTATTGCCACACCTTGCACGCCTGtccaaaatatttcaaaaatgtcaACTTTCTACATATTAAGGAGCAA GTTCCGGTCACAATTCAAAGTCTGAGGAGCATCAAAGAGACTGCACAGATGCCGCTCCCTGGATCATTCTTGTCCCAACTTCAACAGGACCTTGATGATCCCCAAAGACTTGGAGCCTTCAACATAAAGCATGAGGAGGAGAGGAACAGGAGAGGGCAAGATTCCAGCGAGAT ATTCTGGCCAGGAAATTTTCCCCTCAACATGAGAAGGAGGTCCTGCAAGAATGGCTCTCATTTAAGAATCATGCTCTCATTGGGGCATGCATTTAAGGTAGGTAAAATAGGAGGGCATGACTACAACACACACTACATGCTAATCATGTTCAAATATTATTTCAAGAACAAGACCCGGGAGGAGCTCTTGAGTCTGCTGGCAAGCGAGTTTGATGAGTGGGCCAACCTTTACCCCTTCCTGAGCCTTCTTGCAAGCATTGCCCTTTTGATCCCCATTTCCAGTGTTCACTGTGAACCGG GTGAAAACAGACCTGAGAAATCAGCTTCAAGGAGAACACCTCTCTGCCTGTCTAAGGATCTCCATAAATGGACCTCAAACAGAGGACTGTCCATATGA
- the LOC141361470 gene encoding uncharacterized protein isoform X2: protein MYCHTLHACPKYFKNVNFLHIKEQVPVTIQSLRSIKETAQMPLPGSFLSQLQQDLDDPQRLGAFNIKHEEERNRRGQDSSEIFWPGNFPLNMRRRSCKNGSHLRIMLSLGHAFKNKTREELLSLLASEFDEWANLYPFLSLLASIALLIPISSVHCEPGENRPEKSASRRTPLCLSKDLHKWTSNRGLSI from the exons ATGTATTGCCACACCTTGCACGCCTGtccaaaatatttcaaaaatgtcaACTTTCTACATATTAAGGAGCAA GTTCCGGTCACAATTCAAAGTCTGAGGAGCATCAAAGAGACTGCACAGATGCCGCTCCCTGGATCATTCTTGTCCCAACTTCAACAGGACCTTGATGATCCCCAAAGACTTGGAGCCTTCAACATAAAGCATGAGGAGGAGAGGAACAGGAGAGGGCAAGATTCCAGCGAGAT ATTCTGGCCAGGAAATTTTCCCCTCAACATGAGAAGGAGGTCCTGCAAGAATGGCTCTCATTTAAGAATCATGCTCTCATTGGGGCATGCATTTAAG AACAAGACCCGGGAGGAGCTCTTGAGTCTGCTGGCAAGCGAGTTTGATGAGTGGGCCAACCTTTACCCCTTCCTGAGCCTTCTTGCAAGCATTGCCCTTTTGATCCCCATTTCCAGTGTTCACTGTGAACCGG GTGAAAACAGACCTGAGAAATCAGCTTCAAGGAGAACACCTCTCTGCCTGTCTAAGGATCTCCATAAATGGACCTCAAACAGAGGACTGTCCATATGA
- the LOC141361658 gene encoding uncharacterized protein, protein MKPWRKKFKWLSFCCPWQCSNLKRQQYASEVYIQTQAYFSETEIQQGTDAVPSSPDKVAKPLKDHVTPQHQTSLDDFECFTHFPAITLVEPLVIEMTPQHQTSPVEEEELPMWPSFTEKDLTQEQATQQERPPEYCGERKIRKEPLVNTVTPQCQISPVEEVELTLWPSFTEEDLTQAQATEQERPPGRCEKRKKRKKPQVNKVTTQHQASPVEEEELAMWPSFTEKDLTQAQATEQERPPEHCGKRKIRKEPLVNTVTPQCQILPVEEEELTLWPSFTEKDLTQEQATQQERPPEHCGERKIRKEPLVNTVTPQCQILPVEEEELTLWPSFTEKDLTQAQATQQERPPEHCGERKIRKEPLVIKVTPQCQISPVEKEELTLWPSFTEKDLTQAQATQQERPPEHCGERKIRKEPLVIKVTPQCQISPVEKEELTLWPSFTEKDLTQAQATEQERPPEHCGKRKIRKEPLVNTVTPQCQILPVEEEELTLWPSFTENDLTQAQVTEQERPSDHCEEKKIRNKPLLITVTPQCQTLSDEDKISSLWPSIIVKEPAQVKRIVEQRPRKRDGKINISKVPLHQAPHAVVEMLPVKERQGETDHPEVIMQRPLPKLAWMDTGNVPVTQLDDLQVDEKEPAQVERIVEQRPRKRDGKINRSKVPLHQAPHAVVEMLPVQERLGGKNVNQTDHPEVIIQRPLPKLAWMDTGNVPVTQLDDLQVDEKSRPEDQVMRRIKHFVPSYAEETFFQRKKWIPKVDPKHFSVNSLTAWRVSRKRQQKEEELRKQKEKEQIQALHKKYFNDPAMKHLIINKNNRFNKEKNRPTSPCCLPSRFTLLPYLYCK, encoded by the coding sequence ATGAAGCCCTGGAGGAAAAAATTTAAATGGCTTAGCTTCTGCTGCCCATGGCAGTGCTCAAACCTCAAAAGACAGCAGTATGCCAGTGAGGTTTACATTCAAACACAGGCATATTTCAGTGAAACAGAGATCCAGCAAGGAACAGATGCGGTACCCTCTTCACCTGACAAAGTGGCAAAACCATTAAAGGATCATGTGACGCCTCAGCATCAAACCTCACTTGATGACTTCGaatgttttacacattttcCAGCCATCACATTGGTAGAACCACTGGTGATTGAAATGACCCCTCAGCACCAAACTTCACCTGTGGAAGAAGAAGAACTGCCAATGTGGCCATCCTTCACGGAGAAAGACTTGACTCAGGAACAGGCGACACAGCAAGAGAGACCTCCTGAATACTGTGGAGAAAGAAAGATAAGAAAGGAGCCACTGGTGAACACAGTAACCCCTCAGTGCCAGATTTCACCTGTGGAAGAAGTAGAACTGACACTGTggccatccttcacagaggAAGACTTAACTCAGGCACAGGCGACAGAGCAAGAGAGACCTCCTGGCCGCTgtgaaaagagaaagaaaagaaagaaaccaCAGGTGAACAAAGTAACCACTCAGCACCAAGCTTCACCTGTGGAAGAAGAAGAACTGGCAATGTGGCCATCCTTCACGGAGAAAGACTTAACTCAGGCACAGGCGACAGAGCAAGAAAGACCTCCTGAACACTGTGGAAAAAGAAAGATAAGAAAGGAGCCACTGGTGAACACAGTAACCCCTCAGTGCCAGATTTTACCTGTGGAAGAAGAAGAACTGACACTGTGGCCATCCTTCACGGAGAAAGACTTGACTCAGGAACAGGCGACACAGCAAGAGAGACCTCCTGAACACTGTGGAGAAAGAAAGATAAGAAAGGAGCCACTGGTGAACACAGTAACCCCTCAGTGCCAGATTTTACCTGTGGAAGAAGAAGAACTGACACTGTGGCCATCCTTCACGGAGAAAGACTTGACTCAGGCACAGGCGACACAGCAAGAGAGACCTCCTGAACACTGTGGAGAAAGAAAGATAAGAAAAGAGCCACTGGTGATAAAAGTAACCCCTCAGTGCCAGATTTCACCTGTGGAAAAAGAAGAACTGACACTGTGGCCATCCTTCACAGAGAAAGACTTGACTCAGGCACAGGCGACACAGCAAGAGAGACCTCCTGAACACTGTGGAGAAAGAAAGATAAGAAAGGAGCCACTGGTGATAAAAGTAACCCCTCAGTGCCAGATTTCACCTGTGGAAAAAGAAGAACTGACACTGTGGCCATCCTTCACAGAGAAAGACTTGACTCAGGCACAGGCGACAGAGCAAGAAAGACCTCCTGAACACTGTGGAAAAAGAAAGATAAGAAAGGAGCCACTGGTGAACACAGTAACCCCTCAGTGCCAGATTTTACCCGTGGAAGAAGAAGAACTGACACTGTGGCCATCCTTCACAGAGAACGACTTAACTCAGGCACAGGTGACAGAGCAAGAGAGACCTTCTGACCACTGTGAAGAAAAAAAGATAAGAAATAAACCACTGTTGATAACAGTAACCCCTCAGTGCCAGACCTTATCTGATGAAGATAAAATATCGTCGCTGTGGCCATCCATCATAGTAAAAGAACCGGCTCAGGTCAAGAGGATAGTGGAACAGAGACCACGTAAAAGGGAtggtaaaataaatataagtaaGGTACCTTTGCATCAGGCTCCACATGCTGTCGTCGAAATGTTGCCTGTGAAAGAAAGGCAAGGAGAAACTGATCATCCAGAAGTTATAATGCAAAGACCTTTACCAAAACTTGCTTGGATGGACACAGGCAACGTACCAGTAACTCAACTGGATGATTTACAGGTGGATGAAAAAGAACCGGCTCAGGTCGAGAGGATAGTGGAACAGAGACCACGTAAAAGGGATGGTAAAATAAATAGAAGTAAGGTACCTTTGCATCAGGCTCCACATGCTGTCGTCGAAATGTTGCCTGTGCAAGAAAGGCTAGGAGGGAAAAATGTGAACCAAACTGATCATCCAGAAGTTATTATTCAAAGACCTTTACCAAAACTTGCTTGGATGGACACAGGCAACGTACCAGTAACTCAACTGGATGATTTACAGGTGGATGAAAAAAGCAGGCCTGAAGATCAAGTGATGagaagaataaaacattttgtgccATCATATGCTGAGGAAACTTTTTTCCAAAGGAAAAAGTGGATACCAAAGGTTGACCCGAAACATTTTTCAGTTAACAGTCTTACAGCATGGAGGGTCTCTAGAAAAAGACAGCAGAAGGAAGAGGAATTAAGAaaacagaaagagaaagaacagaTACAGGCTCttcacaaaaaatatttcaacGATCCAGCGATGAAACATCTCataattaacaaaaataacaGATTTAATAAGGAAAAGAATAGGCCAACCTCTCCATGCTGTCTGCCATCTAGATTTACACTCCTTCCCTATctatattgtaaataa
- the LOC141361470 gene encoding uncharacterized protein isoform X3 has translation MPLPGSFLSQLQQDLDDPQRLGAFNIKHEEERNRRGQDSSEIFWPGNFPLNMRRRSCKNGSHLRIMLSLGHAFKVGKIGGHDYNTHYMLIMFKYYFKNKTREELLSLLASEFDEWANLYPFLSLLASIALLIPISSVHCEPGENRPEKSASRRTPLCLSKDLHKWTSNRGLSI, from the exons ATGCCGCTCCCTGGATCATTCTTGTCCCAACTTCAACAGGACCTTGATGATCCCCAAAGACTTGGAGCCTTCAACATAAAGCATGAGGAGGAGAGGAACAGGAGAGGGCAAGATTCCAGCGAGAT ATTCTGGCCAGGAAATTTTCCCCTCAACATGAGAAGGAGGTCCTGCAAGAATGGCTCTCATTTAAGAATCATGCTCTCATTGGGGCATGCATTTAAGGTAGGTAAAATAGGAGGGCATGACTACAACACACACTACATGCTAATCATGTTCAAATATTATTTCAAGAACAAGACCCGGGAGGAGCTCTTGAGTCTGCTGGCAAGCGAGTTTGATGAGTGGGCCAACCTTTACCCCTTCCTGAGCCTTCTTGCAAGCATTGCCCTTTTGATCCCCATTTCCAGTGTTCACTGTGAACCGG GTGAAAACAGACCTGAGAAATCAGCTTCAAGGAGAACACCTCTCTGCCTGTCTAAGGATCTCCATAAATGGACCTCAAACAGAGGACTGTCCATATGA